The following coding sequences lie in one Acipenser ruthenus chromosome 47, fAciRut3.2 maternal haplotype, whole genome shotgun sequence genomic window:
- the LOC117428912 gene encoding alkaline ceramidase 1-like isoform X2 — protein MCRELQCLHKHRQVSNVSFFIFSPIMMYLLHPYARERTRAVHLVWLMMMVVGVFSAYYHMTLSYMGQMLDELSILWVLAIGYTLWFPRRLFPAFIRSRSQFACLMFLAATISTLSSFAKPTINAYALNCVSLHILYILQLELRSCSDPRIHRLALVTVAWWALAISCWLSDRLLCSFWKRIHFCYLHSFWHVLISVASAHGCALFAYFDAQSEIPEAKPELRYWPENRWNLGMPYLSVREGSTQRKQC, from the exons ATGTGCAGAGAACTGCAGTGTTTGCATAAACATAGGCAG GTCAGCAACGTGAGCTTCTTCATCTTCTCCCCGATCATGATGTACCTGCTGCACCCCTACGCCCGGGAGAGGACCAGGGCAGTGCACCTCGTCTGGCTCATGATGATGGTCGTAG GTGTGTTCTCCGCATACTATCACATGACTCTCAGCTACATGGGTCAGATGCTGGACGAGCTCTCCATCCTTTGGGTCCTAGCCATTGGCTACACACTGTGGTTTCCACGGCGACTCTTCCCAGCATTCATTAGGAGCAG GAGTCAGTTTGCATGCCTGATGTTTTTGGCAGCCACCATCAGCACTCTGTCCTCCTTTGCCAAGCCCACCATCAACGCTTACGCACTCAACTGCGTTTCTCTGCACATTCTCTACATCCTGCAGCTCGAGCTCAGGAG CTGCAGTGACCCGCGGATCCACAGGCTCGCCCTGGTCACTGTGGCCTGGTGGGCTTTAGCCATCTCCTGCTGGCTGAGTGACCGCCTGCTGTGCAGCTTCTGGAAGAGAATCCACTTCTGCTACCTGCACAGCTTCTG GCACGTTCTCATCTCGGTGGCCTCTGCTCACGGCTGTGCCCTCTTTGCGTACTTCGATGCCCAGTCCGAGATCCCAGAGGCCAAGCCTGAGCTGCGTTACTGGCCAGAGAACCGCTGGAACCTGGGAATGCCCTACCTGTCTGTGAGGGAGGGGTCCACACAGCGGAAGCAGTGCTGA
- the LOC117428912 gene encoding alkaline ceramidase 1-like isoform X1 has product MAGVFAYQSSEVDWCEDNYQHYDTVAEFYNTVSNVSFFIFSPIMMYLLHPYARERTRAVHLVWLMMMVVGVFSAYYHMTLSYMGQMLDELSILWVLAIGYTLWFPRRLFPAFIRSRSQFACLMFLAATISTLSSFAKPTINAYALNCVSLHILYILQLELRSCSDPRIHRLALVTVAWWALAISCWLSDRLLCSFWKRIHFCYLHSFWHVLISVASAHGCALFAYFDAQSEIPEAKPELRYWPENRWNLGMPYLSVREGSTQRKQC; this is encoded by the exons ATGGCTGGGGTCTTTGCCTATCAGAGCTCCGAGGTGGACTGGTGTGAAGATAATTACCAGCACTACGACACTGTGGCCGAGTTCTACAACACG GTCAGCAACGTGAGCTTCTTCATCTTCTCCCCGATCATGATGTACCTGCTGCACCCCTACGCCCGGGAGAGGACCAGGGCAGTGCACCTCGTCTGGCTCATGATGATGGTCGTAG GTGTGTTCTCCGCATACTATCACATGACTCTCAGCTACATGGGTCAGATGCTGGACGAGCTCTCCATCCTTTGGGTCCTAGCCATTGGCTACACACTGTGGTTTCCACGGCGACTCTTCCCAGCATTCATTAGGAGCAG GAGTCAGTTTGCATGCCTGATGTTTTTGGCAGCCACCATCAGCACTCTGTCCTCCTTTGCCAAGCCCACCATCAACGCTTACGCACTCAACTGCGTTTCTCTGCACATTCTCTACATCCTGCAGCTCGAGCTCAGGAG CTGCAGTGACCCGCGGATCCACAGGCTCGCCCTGGTCACTGTGGCCTGGTGGGCTTTAGCCATCTCCTGCTGGCTGAGTGACCGCCTGCTGTGCAGCTTCTGGAAGAGAATCCACTTCTGCTACCTGCACAGCTTCTG GCACGTTCTCATCTCGGTGGCCTCTGCTCACGGCTGTGCCCTCTTTGCGTACTTCGATGCCCAGTCCGAGATCCCAGAGGCCAAGCCTGAGCTGCGTTACTGGCCAGAGAACCGCTGGAACCTGGGAATGCCCTACCTGTCTGTGAGGGAGGGGTCCACACAGCGGAAGCAGTGCTGA
- the LOC117401329 gene encoding acidic leucine-rich nuclear phosphoprotein 32 family member B-like, translated as MEMKKRINLELRNRKPAEVKELVLDNCRSDDGKITGLTADFENLEFLSMINVNLLSVSNLPKLNKLRKLELSDNRISGGLEALAEKCPSLTHLNLSGNKIKDLSTLDPLKKLPSLNSVDLFNCEVTMLMDYRESVLELLPQLTYLDGFDADDQEAPDSDPEGLDDDLDDEDEDEEGEEEDEDDEEEEEDCDEDGVVDEGLDDEDDDDEGAEEEEDDDDEDEDDDDSEDEVVDDAAPGQKRKRDVEDDGEEEEEEDDE; from the exons atggaaatgaaaaagagAATCAATTTGGAGCTGAGAAACAGGAAGCCCGCGGAA GTGAAGGAGCTGGTGTTGGATAACTGCCGCTCGGACGATGGGAAGATCACCGGACTCACTGCTGACTTTGAAAACCTGGAGTTCCTCAGCATGATCAACGTGAACCTCCTGTCTGTATCCAACCTGCCCAAACTCAACAAGCTGAGAAAG CTGGAGCTGAGTGATAACAGGATATCTGGGGGCCTGGAGGCTCTGGCTGAGAAGTGTCCCAGCCTGACGCATCTCAACCTGAGTGGCAACAAAATCAAGGACCTCAGCACCCTCGACCCGCTG AAGAagctgcccagcctgaacagcgTTGACCTGTTTAACTGTGAGGTGACGATGCTGATGGATTACCGGGAGAGCGTGCTGGAGCTGCTTCCTCAGCTCACCTACCTGGACGGCTTCGACGCAGACGACCAGGAGGCTCCGGACTCCGACCCAGAGGGGCTGGACGATGACCTGGACGACGAAG ATGAGGATgaggaaggagaggaggaggatgaggatgacgaagaggaggaggaggattgcGATGAGGATGGAGTTGTGGACGAGGGGCtagatgatgaggatgatgatgacgaGGGGGCTGAGGAAGAG GAGGACGATGATGACGAAGATGAAGATGACGACGACAGCGAGGATGAAGTAGTGGATG ATGCTGCTCCAGGACAGAAGAGGAAGAGGGATGTAGAAGATGatggagaggaggaagaggaagaggatgaTGAATAA